From the genome of Muricauda sp. SCSIO 64092, one region includes:
- a CDS encoding condensin complex protein MksE, with the protein MYPNKHRQIVDSLRDGRFITADEPLFDIIKVSEQEGFYTKFFDVSFGYELKGTQDFYYLISDETQENTSRDICIFFSVLCYELDKDGRNFLDELRYSDFHLDELIDYITNSTWTDVIEANKQLNEVGNIKKLIESTLVKRNIAVKHPEDKYSFTRAYKLFIDFAKDLIKSESQNDQP; encoded by the coding sequence ATGTATCCGAATAAGCACAGGCAGATAGTCGATTCACTAAGGGATGGGAGGTTCATCACCGCGGACGAACCCCTTTTTGATATCATCAAGGTAAGTGAACAAGAGGGCTTTTACACCAAGTTCTTTGATGTGTCCTTTGGGTATGAACTCAAGGGAACACAAGATTTCTATTATCTGATATCTGATGAAACACAAGAAAACACCTCTAGGGACATCTGCATATTTTTCTCCGTTTTATGCTATGAGTTGGACAAGGATGGAAGAAACTTTTTGGATGAACTGAGATATTCCGATTTCCATTTGGATGAACTCATTGATTATATCACAAACAGCACTTGGACGGATGTTATCGAGGCCAACAAACAATTGAACGAAGTTGGCAATATCAAAAAACTGATTGAAAGTACGCTTGTGAAAAGGAACATAGCCGTTAAACATCCTGAGGACAAATATTCGTTTACCAGAGCCTATAAGCTGTTCATTGATTTTGCGAAAGACCTTATTAAAAGTGAATCGCAGAATGACCAACCCTAA
- a CDS encoding glycoside hydrolase family 116 protein: protein MVKPCQACQDAIGVSERVVPQKETISTLESIWKYNLAPDAFDYQLRHKVIKGPRIYATQGEAATIMCTWPYGGDDKAVPGMENREQFPKEWSGPGIYFDEAMNGFEYQVAAHMVYEGLLETGLATTRAVHDRYTANKRNLYNEIECSDHYSRSMASYAVFLAVCRYDYHGPKGHLALNPKLSPDDFRAPFMVAEGWGSFSQKHKDGLQHNGLQLTYGKLVLNQLDLKLLDGVNARFAVLKINGKIVDAKGNQNKDVGYRWKLNNILKAGDTLESEIRL from the coding sequence ATGGTCAAGCCTTGCCAAGCGTGCCAAGATGCCATAGGAGTTTCGGAACGTGTGGTACCCCAAAAGGAGACGATATCCACACTGGAGTCCATTTGGAAATATAATTTAGCTCCGGATGCTTTCGATTACCAATTGCGACATAAGGTAATCAAAGGTCCAAGAATCTATGCCACTCAAGGGGAAGCAGCAACAATCATGTGCACTTGGCCCTATGGAGGCGATGACAAGGCTGTTCCGGGAATGGAAAATCGGGAACAGTTCCCCAAAGAATGGAGCGGACCCGGAATCTATTTTGACGAGGCCATGAACGGTTTTGAATACCAAGTGGCAGCGCATATGGTATATGAGGGTCTTTTGGAAACGGGCCTGGCAACAACCAGGGCAGTACACGATCGCTATACGGCCAACAAGCGAAATCTCTATAATGAAATTGAATGCAGCGACCATTATAGTCGCTCCATGGCCAGTTATGCGGTCTTCTTGGCTGTTTGCAGATACGACTACCACGGCCCCAAAGGACATTTGGCCCTTAATCCAAAATTGTCCCCTGATGATTTTAGGGCTCCCTTTATGGTGGCCGAAGGTTGGGGCAGTTTTAGCCAGAAACATAAAGACGGCTTACAGCACAACGGCTTGCAACTGACCTATGGGAAATTGGTTCTAAACCAACTTGACCTAAAACTACTCGATGGTGTCAATGCGCGGTTTGCCGTATTGAAAATAAATGGTAAAATAGTAGATGCCAAGGGTAACCAAAACAAAGATGTTGGCTATCGGTGGAAATTGAACAATATATTGAAGGCTGGGGATACGTTGGAATCCGAAATTCGGTTGTAG
- a CDS encoding sodium/sugar symporter: MTAGFDFWDYVVFVAYAILILGVGLWVSRDKKGHQKNAEDYFLAGKSLPWWAIGASLIAANISAEQFIGMSGSGFALGLAIASYEWMAALTLIIVGKYFLPIFIEKGLYTIPEFVEKRFSTNLKTILAVFWLALYVFVNLTSVLYLGGLAIETIMGVDMIYAIIGLALFAAAYSLYGGLSAVAWTDVIQVIFLVLGGLVTTYLALNTVSGGEGVMAGFHKVWDTAPEKFHMVLDKFNADGSPNSNYLDLPGIWVLIGGLWVANLYYWGFNQYIIQRTLAAKSLKESQKGILLAAFLKLLIPLIVVVPGIAAYVMVNDPEIMTSLGEVGQMNTPSLEQADKAYPWLLQFLPTGLKGIAFAALAAAIVSSLASMLNSTSTIFTMDIYKQYFSKNASDKKIVNVGRVTAAIALIIAVLVAPLLNGLDQAFQYIQEYTGLVSPGILAVFLLGLFYKKTTNKAAIWGAVLSIPLALSLKILPTSITSFEWLAPWMHQMGLTTLLTMAIIVLLSYFEAKGADDPKGIPLTREFFRTTPLFNIGSFVIMILLAVLYAMFW; the protein is encoded by the coding sequence ATGACTGCAGGATTTGATTTCTGGGACTATGTGGTATTTGTGGCCTATGCCATTCTAATTTTGGGAGTGGGTCTTTGGGTGTCAAGGGACAAAAAGGGACACCAGAAGAATGCCGAAGACTATTTTTTGGCCGGTAAATCTTTGCCTTGGTGGGCTATTGGCGCTTCGTTGATTGCGGCCAATATCTCTGCGGAACAGTTTATTGGTATGTCGGGTTCAGGATTTGCACTGGGTTTGGCTATTGCTTCCTACGAATGGATGGCTGCCCTGACCTTAATTATTGTTGGAAAGTATTTTCTTCCCATTTTCATAGAGAAGGGACTGTACACCATTCCCGAGTTTGTGGAAAAACGCTTTTCGACCAACCTAAAGACCATATTGGCCGTTTTTTGGTTGGCATTATATGTGTTTGTCAACCTTACTTCTGTACTGTATTTGGGGGGATTGGCCATTGAAACCATCATGGGCGTAGATATGATATATGCCATTATAGGTTTAGCATTATTCGCTGCGGCCTATTCCCTTTACGGTGGGTTATCGGCCGTAGCTTGGACCGATGTCATTCAGGTGATTTTCTTGGTACTGGGTGGATTGGTGACCACTTATTTGGCTTTAAACACAGTTTCTGGAGGAGAAGGGGTCATGGCTGGTTTTCATAAGGTCTGGGACACTGCTCCTGAAAAATTTCACATGGTTTTGGATAAGTTCAACGCAGATGGTAGTCCCAACAGCAACTATTTAGATTTGCCGGGTATTTGGGTATTGATTGGGGGGCTTTGGGTGGCCAATTTGTATTATTGGGGATTTAACCAATATATTATTCAAAGAACATTGGCTGCCAAATCCTTAAAGGAGTCACAAAAGGGCATTTTGTTGGCCGCTTTTTTAAAACTGTTGATTCCATTGATTGTGGTAGTGCCTGGTATAGCGGCCTATGTGATGGTAAATGACCCTGAGATTATGACCTCTTTAGGCGAAGTGGGACAAATGAACACCCCGTCTTTGGAACAAGCCGATAAGGCCTATCCATGGTTGTTGCAATTTTTACCTACTGGACTTAAAGGTATCGCTTTTGCTGCTTTGGCTGCTGCCATAGTTTCTTCATTGGCTTCTATGCTGAATTCCACTTCAACCATCTTTACAATGGATATCTACAAACAGTACTTTAGTAAAAATGCGAGTGATAAAAAGATTGTCAATGTGGGAAGGGTCACAGCAGCCATTGCTTTGATTATCGCTGTATTGGTTGCACCTTTATTGAACGGATTGGATCAGGCCTTCCAGTACATCCAAGAGTATACAGGTTTGGTGAGCCCTGGTATCTTGGCCGTGTTTCTCTTGGGATTATTCTATAAGAAAACGACTAACAAGGCTGCCATTTGGGGAGCTGTTCTTTCCATTCCTTTGGCCTTGTCGCTCAAAATCTTGCCAACAAGCATAACTTCCTTTGAGTGGCTGGCTCCTTGGATGCACCAGATGGGATTGACCACTTTGTTGACCATGGCCATCATTGTTTTGTTGAGCTATTTTGAGGCCAAGGGAGCTGATGACCCCAAAGGTATTCCATTGACCAGGGAATTTTTTAGAACAACCCCATTGTTCAACATTGGTTCATTTGTGATTATGATTCTGTTGGCTGTATTGTATGCCATGTTTTGGTAA
- a CDS encoding ThiF family adenylyltransferase, protein MGHPGLHLTVFDGDTVQPSNVGRQGYVPRDVGENKAICAVTKINMSFGLE, encoded by the coding sequence ATGGGACACCCTGGGCTGCACCTGACCGTTTTCGATGGGGATACCGTGCAGCCCTCCAATGTGGGAAGACAGGGCTATGTGCCACGGGACGTGGGTGAGAACAAGGCCATCTGTGCCGTGACCAAGATTAACATGAGCTTTGGATTGGAGTGA
- a CDS encoding GntR family transcriptional regulator, with translation MMEIKSKIGIPKYRQIITSIEEAIVSGVLQKGDQIPSINEVKKEHKLSRDTVLMAFNDLKNRGIIQSVVGKGYYVASENITVAQKIFLLFDELNAFKEDLYNSFLENLGGNSQVDIFFHHFNKSIFSKLIHDNIGNYNYYVIMPANLEDTLYDIKNLPADRVYILDQMHDDLSQYPSIYQNFNEAIFGNLTKALDRIEKYDKLILVFDKKKQPKGMLDGFLKFCGEYGLKYEVVDELKYQVLNKGELHIMPDDKSLLTLIKKVKGLQFELGKDIGVISYNDTLLKEIVEGGITTISTDFNAMGKRLAKMIMNKEQVQIENPNNLIIRNSL, from the coding sequence ATGATGGAGATTAAAAGTAAAATAGGAATCCCAAAATATAGGCAGATCATCACCTCCATTGAAGAGGCCATAGTTTCAGGCGTTTTACAAAAAGGTGATCAAATACCCTCCATTAATGAGGTGAAAAAAGAGCACAAGCTATCTAGGGATACCGTTCTTATGGCGTTTAACGATTTGAAAAATCGGGGTATTATTCAGTCGGTGGTTGGAAAAGGATATTATGTGGCGAGTGAAAACATTACTGTTGCCCAAAAGATTTTCCTGCTTTTTGACGAACTCAATGCCTTTAAAGAGGACTTATACAATTCCTTTTTAGAAAACCTAGGCGGAAACAGTCAAGTAGACATTTTCTTCCATCACTTCAACAAATCCATTTTCAGCAAACTCATCCATGATAACATTGGGAACTACAATTACTATGTAATCATGCCCGCCAACTTGGAGGATACCCTATATGATATTAAAAACTTGCCTGCTGATCGAGTTTACATTCTAGATCAAATGCATGATGATTTATCACAATATCCGTCCATCTACCAAAACTTTAATGAGGCCATTTTTGGCAACTTGACAAAGGCCTTAGATCGAATCGAAAAATACGACAAGTTGATTTTGGTCTTTGACAAAAAGAAACAGCCCAAAGGGATGCTGGACGGATTTCTAAAGTTTTGTGGGGAATATGGCTTGAAATATGAGGTTGTCGATGAATTAAAATATCAAGTCCTTAATAAAGGTGAACTCCATATTATGCCAGATGACAAAAGTCTGTTGACCTTGATCAAAAAAGTCAAGGGATTACAGTTTGAGCTAGGTAAGGATATTGGAGTGATTTCGTATAACGATACCCTGCTCAAAGAGATTGTGGAAGGTGGGATCACCACCATATCCACAGACTTTAATGCTATGGGAAAACGTTTGGCCAAAATGATCATGAACAAAGAACAAGTTCAAATTGAAAACCCCAACAATCTCATAATTCGGAACTCCTTATAG